From the genome of Anopheles funestus chromosome 2RL, idAnoFuneDA-416_04, whole genome shotgun sequence:
CAAGGAAAAGCGTCGCAAGGAGAAGGCCCGGGAGCGTAAGGAAAAAAGTGACGCCGAGAAGGAACTGCTGGAAAAGAAGGCAATGGAGAATCAGCAGGAACTGAAGAAAGCAAAGTAAGTTCTTGGCCATCCCGGTCCAGATAGAAATGGCAAGCGTAAAAtgcttattcttttttttgtagatcggAGCAAGACCAGCTGCGGGCGAAGTTGTCATCGTTGGAGAACAAAATTCTCGTTGGCGGAGAAAACTTGCTagaaaaagcgaaagaacAGGAGTTCTTGTTGGAAAATTCGATCACCGAACTTGAACAGCGCACTAAAACGGAGCGCGAGTTGAAGGAAAACTTGCAAAAAATCGAAGCCGAACGTATCGACATCGAGGAGCGGTACAGCTCGTTACAAGAAGAGTGCGTGggcaaaacgaaaaagttGCAGCGCGTGATGTCCATGCTGATGAGCATTAAATCGGAGCTGGCCGatcagcagcaggagcagcagcGGGAAAAGGAAGGCATTTACGAAAACATTCGTAGTTTATCGCGCGAACTGGCACTTTGCGAGTTGGTAATCAACTCGTACATTCCAAAGGAGTATCAGGTCTGTAAACAAATTCCATTCCATCCCTTTCTGACGATATACGAAGCTAACTAATAAGAATCGTTTCTTGTCTTTCTTTATTGTTAGAACATGATCGAGAAATTTACCCACTGGAATGAGGATATTGGCGAGTGGCAACTCAAGTGTGTTGCGTACACTGGCAATAACATGCGCAAAAACATCCCAGAACCAAAGGTCAACACCAAAGAGACGGATCTGGTAGATCTGTCGCATGTGTATCTTAGCTACAATACGGACTCGGTGGCTGAACCAATACGCGCAAAAACGGCAAGACCGCGCACATCCGGCATTGCACGACCGACGACGGCCAGGAAGTACTATTAGGAAGCAGAAAGTGACAGATGGTATTGTGGAAATGAGGCTTTTAGTCGTGAAACTCCTAGCAGAATAGATACGAGTATCAGTAACTTTAAAGGCAACAAGTCACATCACATCAAAGAACACAAATGATTTCATTAAATCGACCATTGCTGGTGTTGTCGCGTAAACATACTACAGTCGATGCAGATTTATCAAAGCTTGCACTAAGCGCACAACAGTACAGTCACTCGCTTTAAACGTGCAATACGATACTAGTCGCTTTATGGTCGAACAATTGACGATTGTCAGtgaattgttattttaaaatcaaaagtaAACCTTAATATGATGGTGCCCACCTAACTTAACACAGGAGAGTTCAACGATCAATGTGCATCAACGTGCAAGTTATAATTTTCTGTATCTTTACGAAAAGGTATATTTTGTTGACAAgtgtattattgttttatagcATACCGGTGTGAACCTTTCTACGTAGTGTTATGTTGTAGCAGTATGAAGAATTTACTTAGTTTAGACGTTACGTACACGTTACGTTACGTTACGTAGAATTTACGTACAGCCGTACGCATTCATACCAGTCACGATAATCTTTTCGCCATTATAACATGATTTCACCCCATCGCTACCATATAGGCATGTTAAACTGCGCACTGGAAAATGTGAACTAATGTATCTGTTTCTGGTTTAATCTTACTATGGACATACATTGCCTCCGCGAAAAATAGCCAATGATTTGAATGACAGATGTACCAAAACAgtaggaaaacaaaagcgtAGAAAGATTTTGCTGTGGTTGTGACAATATTCCAGTAATTTAGAGACAAAACCAGGATTTATTTATGTGTAcagatgtgttttttgcttcagttTAGGTGTAGTAGTGTACGCACTTTGAATTATAGTTTTCTTCAGCACCAGCGTTCGTTACAAAAACcatgtttaaatttaattacttgCTTACTATTAACACTTTATTGAGTGCAAACGTTTCTCGATAGGTTTGGTTTCAACGGGGTAGTCGAATACTACCAACCCCCCAGTCCAACCGTAGCGCACGAGTGAAATGTGAAGAATCAAATGTATTTTCTAGACTAGTCAATTGCTACATTCGGGGCAAATAATATGGCACTCATAAACGTAAATGATGATTTTCATGTCCGCTATAGGAAACGTTTGTCTACTACTCATGACTTTGTAACTGAGTAACGGTACACAGTGCAATGAGTATAGTTTGAAGCATTAGActaaacataaaatgaaatactcaacatacacacaaacacaccctgATTGCATATTTGTAAtggaatttattgaaatacacCAGAAAACGATAGACTTCAAGCTAGATATTATCGTTGCAATCTTCTCTGAGTGTAATATCAACATCACATAGTTTTGTTTAGCTGTTTTACGCCATCAATTAGTCTACATATCACTATTGTTCTTTTAGTcatcaaatcaatcaatcgaCTCCGCCGTGCTTAGACAGTGTGCAATAAGGTATCAGTTTATATATTGTTTAAATAACTGGTAAATTTGTACATCTGGAGCTGTATATACGTAATAAATAATGCATCTACGGTCGCACAAAAAGAACGAACCGTTTCGGTACCAATTCTACTGCCGGTACACTAACGAACCTATCGTAAAGCAAGCTTTGCTGGTTCGCCAGGCGAAAAGGGAGCGCTTTGCTGCGCAAAATAATGGAGCTTCTGTGTTGCTCCTACTAAGCGATGAACAGTATAGTATAGCTACAGTCTCTATAGTTAGTCTTTcacagtgtgtgtgttcagATATGCTGTTCACCTGTTGCTACTTTTCTCTAAACTAGGAAACGGAATTCATATGATATCAGTTCTATCCAAGGTAGTTCATATCGCACTGCGATCTAATCAATATGATTCTAATCGAACGTATGATAAAACCCTTCTACAGGGCCTTCccgagttttcctttttcttttagtgCAAGACATCACCATGTATCGTAATGTACCGAACTTGTGTACGAGGTAGTAGCGAATGTAATATGTCTGTTCCGGTTGGGCGTGTAAAGTTTCGTGGCTGTTACCTTACACGCGCCGCAATCGGCCATTTACGTCCGATCCCGGAACCTAATCTCTATCGGTGTGCGTGGTGCCAACAGGAACTGGAACTGTGTATCGAGCGGACTGCGATAATCGATCTCGAAGTTTTGGAATATCTACAAGAAATGTGTAAAGTCATTGGGTAGTGAACTACTTGGAGTGATGTCTGTAGGCTTACCTTTGCCACCAGTAGCGTTAGCTCAATGTCGATAACCTTCTGCCCGGGACACATTCGCCGACCGATGCCAAATGGAAGGACGACCGATGCTCCCGGTTCCTGCCGCTTGTACACGACGTTATGGTTTTCATCCCGCTGTTCGAGCCAACGATCCGGTAGGAAGCGTTCCGCATGATGAAAATTGTCCTCACTTTGACAGGCAACTCGCGTATGGCACAGTACGAGAGTCTTTGTTTGgtgatacaaaacaaaaaagggtaagAAAATGTTATACATTAAACATTTCGTTATTTAAACGGCTATTTCTAACACTTACTCCCGCCTGCAGATGATAGCCGGACAGCTGGAAGTCTTCTTCGAGAATTCGCGCCAGACAGGGCGTCGTCGGTGATAGACGGTACGATTCTTGGATGCAGGCCTTGGTGAAGCGTGCGTTCACAAGATCTTCGTTGGTGATGTTCTGCACACAGTGGCTAAATTCTTGCGCAATCTCACGCTGATGCTGGAGCGACTGGCTGAGATTGTGCAGCAAAAACGAGAGTGTGTTGGAAAGCTGCAGAAAAGCAAAGAACAGTGTGAGAATTCGATCGGGAGATCTCTTTCTCCGAACCAATCCACAGTACAGACCGTTTCTATGGCACTGGTAATGAGGTCAATAATGCCGGATATCTTCTCCTTCGTATCCAGTCCTTCCGTTTGAAGAATGCTGATGAAGATATGCTTCACGTCGTTATCTGGACAGTTGAGCTGTTCTTCCTCCAGCGCCTCGTATACAATCTCTGCGATCGTACTGCAAAAAACAGGTAAGCATCGATCAGTGTTCATCAACATTTGTCACGCAAGTCTTTCTTTCTCAAACTTACTCGTAGATGATCTCTTCACACCGTACAAAGTTACGGTAGAGTCGGGTCGGAACGTACTTCCACAGCTTTAACCCGTAGTAACTCTCACCGATGTAAACGAACGACTCCTTGACGGCTTCGGCAAGTCgcataaatttttcattctgtCGATTTGTCGTCAGGTAACCCATTCGCCGACCcaacaccaaacaacaaataactGCAATGATTGGGAAGGAAACGAACGTTACCATTGGTGATGGATGACAGCAACACAAAACTCACTCTCCAGTCCGACCGAGTTGGCTATATCCTGGAAGTTCCGGATCGTTCCATCTTCTGTCCGCTGATGACGCACCAACTCCACAAAATCGTCGCAAATCTCGTTGACAGACGGTATGAAGGATTGCAGGATACGTCTGGAGGTAATGCCCGTGGTCAGT
Proteins encoded in this window:
- the LOC125765021 gene encoding ecdysone 20-monooxygenase isoform X4, whose protein sequence is MSVTIVLFYTFVTLFMFLSYNPKPKKIIESIRSFLLHLLQHNGDEGGGSGGLPTSKSSCNVQAESDECLPKVKSIWDIPGPHRLPLIGTKWRYFLGRQRYAKVHETFMEMHRRYGPIMLDVDTVPIVNLFDRADMEKVLKYPSRFPFRPPTEIVEVYRSSRPDRFGVTNLINAQGEKWHELRTKLTTGITSRRILQSFIPSVNEICDDFVELVRHQRTEDGTIRNFQDIANSVGLEIICCLVLGRRMGYLTTNRQNEKFMRLAEAVKESFVYIGESYYGLKLWKYVPTRLYRNFVRCEEIIYDTIAEIVYEALEEEQLNCPDNDVKHIFISILQTEGLDTKEKISGIIDLITSAIETLSNTLSFLLHNLSQSLQHQREIAQEFSHCVQNITNEDLVNARFTKACIQESYRLSPTTPCLARILEEDFQLSGYHLQAGTLVLCHTRVACQSEDNFHHAERFLPDRWLEQRDENHNVVYKRQEPGASVVLPFGIGRRMCPGQKVIDIELTLLVAKIFQNFEIDYRSPLDTQFQFLLAPRTPIEIRFRDRT
- the LOC125765021 gene encoding ecdysone 20-monooxygenase isoform X3, with the protein product MCIMSDAEKCDITNSYDRTMSVTIVLFYTFVTLFMFLSYNPKPKKIIESIRSFLLHLLQHNGDEGGGSGGLPTSKSSCNVQAESDECLPKVKSIWDIPGPHRLPLIGTKWRYFLGRQRYAKVHETFMEMHRRYGPIMLDVDTVPIVNLFDRADMEKVLKYPSRFPFRPPTEIVEVYRSSRPDRFGVTNLINAQGEKWHELRTKLTTGITSRRILQSFIPSVNEICDDFVELVRHQRTEDGTIRNFQDIANSVGLEIICCLVLGRRMGYLTTNRQNEKFMRLAEAVKESFVYIGESYYGLKLWKYVPTRLYRNFVRCEEIIYDTIAEIVYEALEEEQLNCPDNDVKHIFISILQTEGLDTKEKISGIIDLITSAIETLSNTLSFLLHNLSQSLQHQREIAQEFSHCVQNITNEDLVNARFTKACIQESYRLSPTTPCLARILEEDFQLSGYHLQAGTLVLCHTRVACQSEDNFHHAERFLPDRWLEQRDENHNVVYKRQEPGASVVLPFGIGRRMCPGQKVIDIELTLLVAKIFQNFEIDYRSPLDTQFQFLLAPRTPIEIRFRDRT
- the LOC125765021 gene encoding ecdysone 20-monooxygenase isoform X2; the encoded protein is MDCIGSDTEMMDITNSYDRTMSVTIVLFYTFVTLFMFLSYNPKPKKIIESIRSFLLHLLQHNGDEGGGSGGLPTSKSSCNVQAESDECLPKVKSIWDIPGPHRLPLIGTKWRYFLGRQRYAKVHETFMEMHRRYGPIMLDVDTVPIVNLFDRADMEKVLKYPSRFPFRPPTEIVEVYRSSRPDRFGVTNLINAQGEKWHELRTKLTTGITSRRILQSFIPSVNEICDDFVELVRHQRTEDGTIRNFQDIANSVGLEIICCLVLGRRMGYLTTNRQNEKFMRLAEAVKESFVYIGESYYGLKLWKYVPTRLYRNFVRCEEIIYDTIAEIVYEALEEEQLNCPDNDVKHIFISILQTEGLDTKEKISGIIDLITSAIETLSNTLSFLLHNLSQSLQHQREIAQEFSHCVQNITNEDLVNARFTKACIQESYRLSPTTPCLARILEEDFQLSGYHLQAGTLVLCHTRVACQSEDNFHHAERFLPDRWLEQRDENHNVVYKRQEPGASVVLPFGIGRRMCPGQKVIDIELTLLVAKIFQNFEIDYRSPLDTQFQFLLAPRTPIEIRFRDRT
- the LOC125765021 gene encoding ecdysone 20-monooxygenase isoform X1; the protein is MLSQKPPGVIVTSVSLHRFFLIRLFAFPFADITNSYDRTMSVTIVLFYTFVTLFMFLSYNPKPKKIIESIRSFLLHLLQHNGDEGGGSGGLPTSKSSCNVQAESDECLPKVKSIWDIPGPHRLPLIGTKWRYFLGRQRYAKVHETFMEMHRRYGPIMLDVDTVPIVNLFDRADMEKVLKYPSRFPFRPPTEIVEVYRSSRPDRFGVTNLINAQGEKWHELRTKLTTGITSRRILQSFIPSVNEICDDFVELVRHQRTEDGTIRNFQDIANSVGLEIICCLVLGRRMGYLTTNRQNEKFMRLAEAVKESFVYIGESYYGLKLWKYVPTRLYRNFVRCEEIIYDTIAEIVYEALEEEQLNCPDNDVKHIFISILQTEGLDTKEKISGIIDLITSAIETLSNTLSFLLHNLSQSLQHQREIAQEFSHCVQNITNEDLVNARFTKACIQESYRLSPTTPCLARILEEDFQLSGYHLQAGTLVLCHTRVACQSEDNFHHAERFLPDRWLEQRDENHNVVYKRQEPGASVVLPFGIGRRMCPGQKVIDIELTLLVAKIFQNFEIDYRSPLDTQFQFLLAPRTPIEIRFRDRT